A genomic window from Arthrobacter globiformis includes:
- a CDS encoding response regulator produces the protein MIKVLIVDDDFMVAKVHAGFIQRTPGFAVVGVAHTGAQAVLETERLQPDLVLLDIHLPDVNGLDLMHQLRDVAPELDVLVISAAREVETVRKALRGGIVHYLIKPFSQTDLQERLEHYRNTYQSLDSSKDVAEQSDVNRVFGLERADRPLPKGCSAETLQVVEKALRSGGGDVSAAELAVQVGTSRVSARRYLEYLNDVGLVDVTLKYGVGRPERRYEWKAA, from the coding sequence TTGATCAAGGTACTTATCGTCGACGACGACTTCATGGTGGCCAAAGTGCACGCCGGCTTTATCCAGCGCACGCCGGGGTTCGCCGTCGTCGGGGTGGCGCACACGGGCGCGCAGGCGGTGCTGGAGACCGAACGGCTGCAGCCGGACCTGGTGCTGCTGGACATCCACCTGCCCGATGTCAACGGCCTGGACCTGATGCACCAGCTGCGGGACGTGGCGCCCGAGCTGGACGTGCTAGTGATCAGTGCTGCGCGCGAGGTGGAGACCGTACGGAAGGCGCTTCGTGGCGGGATCGTGCACTACCTGATCAAGCCGTTTTCCCAGACCGACCTGCAGGAGCGGCTGGAACACTACCGCAACACCTACCAAAGCCTTGACTCGTCCAAGGATGTGGCGGAACAGTCGGACGTCAACCGCGTGTTTGGGCTGGAACGCGCGGACCGTCCCCTGCCGAAAGGCTGCAGCGCCGAGACGCTCCAGGTGGTGGAGAAGGCGCTGCGCTCCGGTGGCGGCGATGTGTCGGCCGCGGAACTGGCTGTGCAGGTGGGGACGTCGCGCGTCAGCGCGCGGCGCTATCTGGAGTACCTCAACGACGTGGGGCTGGTGGACGTGACACTTAAGTACGGCGTCGGGCGCCCTGAACGGCGATATGAGTGGAAGGCGGCGTGA